TGTTGTGCCTGTTTAATGTAGTCAATGGCAATCCTGATTCTGTGAGATATCTCGTCCTTCCTATAATCATAATATTTGTGGAAATACGTCAAACCCAAAACGCTCGAGTCTGTGCACTCGACATATGGGTACTCGACCATAATGTTCCCGAATACTTCTGCAGGATTTAATTTCTCCATCGAAAGCGGAGCCTTGATCTTTTCGTAAGTCGCAAATGAACCGTATTCAAACTTACCAATATTTTGTAGACTTAATAACACATCAATACCTTTACAGAGCCTTTCATCAGTTATCTCATCATGTACAGAGGAAAATACAGGAGAGTTTCTCACCATAATTATTGCCTTTATTGCTTCCGCAGTACAGTCAGACACAGTATAGCCTTGGGTCTTGGTAGAGAACCCCCAGGCACCAACTCTTTTGTCTCTAAAACTTCCTTCAACACATTCTGTATCGAACTGTGATCTACACAAAAACTTATAGGcatttattatcatttctCTAAATTCCGGTTTCTCAGCCAAGCCAGcaacaaagaaatattGTATCATAAAAGCACAGTCCCAAGTTTGCACACCATTGGTACCCATTACTGTCATACCTTGTGGGCCATGGAATAAGCCATCTTTGAATCTATACTGAAATCGTTCAAAAGCCTTTGAATCTTTCCCTTCTTCTAAATAAGTCACTAATGCACAAAATGCTTGATTAACTGGTGCAATACATAGAGAATCTGTATTTTGtatctctttcttgatcaaATTGTAAACTACCTTCTTGGATGCCATCGATACAAGTCTAGGACGTAAATACTTCTCATAAAATACAATGACATCATTTGCAGTGTCCAGAATTTTGCTATGTGGATAGTACAAATCCACACCACACACAGTATTCCTGTGTTGAGAAAagtttattttatcaaatgaCTTTGTATAGATCTCCTGCCTAATCTCTGAAAGAAGGTCAGTTAAAGGACATGAGTACTTAATCAATGAAAGGTAACTTACCGGTAAATAAACAGCTCTTGTGTGTACCCACCATCTACCGGGATGAATTGGCAATGAGTAAGGTAATAGCCAAGTTTCAGGGGGAGCTGGATTAACACCCTCCCATTTATATAAGTTCAAAATGCTTAGCCATATCTTACCCCAGTGTGGTGCACCAGTAGCTCCTCCAAGTCTATGCAGAGTATGTCTGGCTCTCACACAAACTATATGATCCTTTGGCAGTCCCAACAACCTTAGACAGACATAGTTCAAGACTGTACCAAATACAGTAGACTTGTCAACTGAGTGAAGACCCCATCCACCATCAACAGGATGCGCAGTGTTAACAATGTACCTAATTAGCTCGATTCTCTCATGCTCTGGTAATTTAACGCCAGCAATGTAATTGACAGCAACATACCCAATTGTCATGAACATAGGCCCCTTATATTGGCATGGGAAAATACCTGACTTTTGATCCTGAAGAAGCTTATAGAAGGATGCTCCATAATAACAAGCTTGCTCAGAGCTTAAGTCATCaccttcttttcttggTGAAGGTGTCGGGAATTCCTCATCTTGTAATAACCATTGAACAAATGTGGATTGCGGGTCTGCATCAACCTTGTCTTGTTCAATATACTCCCAAGCTTCTCTACCCAATTCAGTAGTTCTTAACCTCCATCTTTTCGGATCAGTTCTAGGTATACCGACGGTATCAGAATAAAACTGAGTCATTGCGTACTTCGAGCAATAACCTAATATATTGCTTTACAACACCGTTGCACttccaatttttcaatatacAAATTTATAAACTTATGGTATGCACAATGGGTaactaataaaatattgCTGTCGAGAAGCTCGTCATCGAAGAAGTTCTCGTTAAAGTAAAAAATCTAGTAAACGAGACCGATAAAATAATGCGACAACAGCATTGATGCTAATGTAGGGTTGTCAAACTTTATAAAAGAATTAGTAAGTACTATGATAAGGTTGTTTTTATATGTGAATGTATAAATTATATGGTATTTTTCAATGTGAAGTATTTATCGTATGCAACCTATAATTACAGAAAGATATTGtagaaagaatatatatttggaCTTTATCTCAGAAGTAAGGAAACAAACAATTTAGGCATTTCAATACGTCAGACAGTTCTTATAATCTTTCTTGGGTTGATATCTCCGATAGTAACATCATCATCGAGCTCCATCTTTCTCTTTAGTGTAGCATTTGCAATGGAGGTCAAAGTGCATACAGAAGTGGTATGTCTTTGTTCATAGCCCGCTAGTTTAGAACCCCAACTAGTCATTGCCTCGTTAGTGACAGTGAGACCATAATTAAGTTGCTTAAGACACCAGCGTTCCATTATAGCAATGCTCCGTGTAGGTAAACCGCTAACTTGGGTCCACACTCTCATGGAGAAAGTGATATCATTAGAAAATTTATGTGCCAGGATAATGCATACTAACAGCAATCTCTTTCCACAGTACGCAAATTCTGGTACATTGATGGCGCCCTCATGAGACTTGATCAATTTATCAAAGTATATGGATGCcaacaataaaatatctCTGCTGATATGAGCTCTCTTGGTgacttctttcaaaaaattagCAATAGATGTCTTGGAGttatttattcttttatgCGATTTGCTGTGAACGCCAGCGACAACATCTGtgataaaagaaacaaaatcaGAAGACGATAACTGTGTATTAGCTTCACTACTGGTCCCATCTGATTTCAAACTTTGATACGGTGGAGTATGGTAGACATTGTTTGATAGAGTTTCGACAGGGACAAGTTCTCCTGAAGGTGTAACAAAAGCCATTCTATTTTAGATAATTTTCTTGATGAGTCTGTTATCCTATcgtaattttttttttatcttttgtttgataaaaataatttcagtATCGGGTGTGTATATTATTTGACAAATAGTAATGTATCAatgttatattattttcctATCTCTATTATAAGCTTTTCGAAAGAACAAATAGACATGGAAAATGCATTAGATTTCTGAACAGTGTGGGGCTTCGAGACCCCTCTCTAATGGACAACACCAACCATCTTCTTGAATTCCAAATAATTTAATCCCGtaatatcaacaaaaaaattccTTAAAAAAACTATTCCCAATACTATcttaaaagaaattatcCTTCTTATCCAAAGAAGAGTAATCTTTTATTGCAATAGGctaaaaatatcaaaagcTAAGCTTTTATtctcaaaaacaaataatgCAAATGAATAAGGTATTTGAACACACAACCAAAAGAGGTATGTGCTTTGACAAATGATCCTGTGTTCTCCTTATCTACATAAGAGAGCCGATTGACAAAATCTCCCATCGAGGCTCCCAGCCTTTATATATTGTTCCCTCAATCAAAAAATCCCTTTGTGTGGGTATGTTCATGAATCAGTCAGAGTCCCAACTTCCTTCACATTAGATAGAATTCCGGGATTATAGAAGCACCGACTTGCTTTTTTGGCTCTCTTCTAGAAGACAATTCTGACTCATCAGATCCCCAACCCTCAGAGAATCCCGTACGGATTCGGGATTCCATACCCATTTTCTCAATGGCAAAAAAAAGCCTTCCATTTTGCATAAAACTTatcaaaaggaaaataatGACGAATTCGCAGAGAAACCACGCAGATGAGATTGATATTCGCAAAcataaaagaaagaaacacTCATGTTCTGGTTAATACATGGCAATGAGGAAATGAGCAATTCCTTCTTATCGACATCCTACAGTTGAGCCACAGATCGCATCAAGGATCCGTAACTCTCATGAACTTGCGGTCCCATTATCTATGTATCTCAGTCAGTGCTTGGGCTTTATTTGGGGGGAGGGGGTGAAAAGAGAGGACTCATTAAGCTTCTAAGTGTTGATCAGGCATGATATCCCGGTGGGACTCTTTGATCTCCATCTTTGCGTAGAGTTTAGACTCATCGGCGAGCCACAGCGCTGTCGGTGATACTTTTATGGCTCTAAGGGGTGTGAATGGGTAGATAGGTGAAACTGTCTTGTACTTGATCCTAGTTATCAGGCTAGCAGAGTTGGGACACAGTAATCTTGCCATTATCTGGGTAATCAATGGGCCGGGAACCAGGATATCCTTGATCCCCTCCTGTGTACGACAATAGTCTCTATCCCAATGTATCCTGTGTGGGTTATTGGTCATTTGACAATACTTCACAATATCCAGGTCTGAGATGTTGATACCTGCAACGGCTTCATATTGTTTAGTTTCCTGTGCCATTTCCTCAAGCGCACTGAAACGGTCACCTATCCGATTTGTGTACTGCAACGTCCTGTCCTCTGTTATAGCTGTAACATCATTACTATCCCTGATTGTTCTTTGtaaagaaacaaaacaacTATCTCCTATGGGCTTGATGAACTTGATCCGTTCGTGGCAACTGTACTCTTTACCAGGTACCAAAGGTTTATTATTTGTGATCTCACCGTTTGTCCATCTCCGAAGCCTGTACCGCTGTAAAGTAGATATTAGGGAGCTTGGTGACTGATAGCTGAAATAGCCATCGGGATCTAGATCTGAGTCAACGGGATTGAAATACAATAGATTGTCCGCCAATTGTATATTCTCTGTCATCTTAATATTGGTACGTACAGCATTTTTGAAAAGGTTATTAAATGCTTGGTTCTTTTCGAAGGAAATGATATCTTTATGAAGCCAATGAAGTGACTTCCACGACATAGTTGAAGTACTGTCAATTTGCTTCAGATATAGAGAAAGTGTTTTCAATTAACATTCACATAACTTTCTCATCTATTTCTGACGTTAAATGTAGTCATCGCTTTATAATCTCAGTTTTTCATACTGcagaaatttcaatttgcGATCATAAACTTAAGACATCTTTGTAGATGTAGGAAAGAGAACaattatttaaaaatacTGATGTCAAAATAATGCAAATTATAATAATCGAATTCCTTTACAGAAAATGACTTCTCTATTATATAGATACTGCTCTTTTAAAAGCACTTATTGAAAGGTATTAAAATACGCGAACCacatcatcttctttgaTTATGCTGAGCCTTTCAATACAAACTAACGCTACAAATTGCTCATCATGGACTCGAATCACTATACCTTCTGCCCCCATGACTTGGCTTACTCAATGTCACTGTACAAATCACTGTCGATATCCTCAGGAACATCCTTATATTCGTTTTCAGATTCTGAGCTGGAAGAGTCCGACTCAGATTCTGATATGTCCTTTCCTTCTTCACTACCTTCCTCGGCAGCTGCTTTTCTTGCTGCCCTTCTTTCAAGTTTCCTTTGTCTCTTCGCTTCCTTATgtgctttcttcttcgcAATGTTCTCTTCTTGCtcctttcttctttgctCCTTTATTCTCATCTTCTCCTTATGCCTCTTTTCAAGTGCTCTGATCTCAGAATCAGTCTTCTGTACAAACTCATGATGTAGAACTTTACCTGAACATATTCCTTCTTCTAGTTTGACTAGTTTCAAAGTCAATCTTGGACCAATTTCTGTTAACCTCACAGCCTTCTTTCTTGGTGTACTAACTGGagcttgttcttgttcgttttcgtcatcttcttcaagagGTATGTTTGAGCTCTCAAAGTCCTTCATGTCTTCATCACCATCGACATCTTTTGCTTCCTCAACTGTGTCATCCTCTTTATGCTTGACTGAACGCTTGACCTTTACAGATTCTGTGTCCATAACTTTCACAATAGAGTCTTCTTCAATCTCAGATTCAGATGTATATGCACCTATGTCATGGTCAAGAATCAAAGAGGAAATGTCCTCCTTCTTGTGTAAGTTCGGTACGGCCTTACTTAAATTGTTTTTAGCCTTGTACAGTTTCtttaaatttcttgaaatatctACCTCTCTAATATCGATGAAGTAATGACGCATGGAAATTTCACCagtttctttatctttgtTAATCATAAATACTCTTTTGATCGAGTTTATATGAATTCTAGAAGGGTTTAGTGGTGGGAAAATGTTTTGGAACATTGACACCACAATCTTATCCACATTAGCTCTCTCAACTTCTTTCTCATCATTCTCATCCTTGGGCTTGGTGGTAAATCCATTCAGAACTAATAATGGTGGGTTCATAACATCTTCCTTTGTGAGAGATTTTGGTCTTCTTAGATACTTCTTGATGTCTCTGCCGAGAGAATAGTCCATAACCTGGAAAGTGATAGTTGGACCCTTTGGTGTTCTAGCTATCTTCAATGATACATTACCAGTCTTCTCCGATTGCGTAAACATGAATAGATGGGATACACCCAATGGGCCACACATGACAACAAAATCCTTCAGCTTGTTAGACTTCCTCTCTTTCAATCTAATAGCAGTATGTGGTTGCATGATCTGACGGAAATCCTTCACCAACTGGTTCAAGGAATGGTTACCCAAAGAGGTCTGACCAACCCTGATCACCATTGACTTTGGAATACCTCTCTCCTCATCGGGCACAACTTGAACATGCgttctcttcttttgtcTTCTCTTAGCCATATTAAACTGCTCTCACTGTTCTTAGGAACAAGATGTAAATACCTGAGATCCTATGCACACAACaacttatatatattgtcCAATTGCTATACTTCTTTGCCGGCTCATCGACTGtattttgcgatgagctctgaataaaaaaattttcaaaatttttgcaGTACTGAAATGGCTGATTCTTGTACGGTGCTTTCTtcagatgaaaaaaatgaaaaaataatcGATGGCCATAAcatgcgatgagcttgatcAATATTAGTCCAATATTTTGGAATAGCCAACTTAACTATAACGTACTAGGGACACCTTAATAACACATTTGTAGGACTATTGTACTCACAATATAAGTAAAGAGAAAATGGCAGGCAAAGTTGGTAAAGTATCAAAGAAGAGCGATGATGTTAGTTCACTAGCTGCTAAAATTAGGGCTAGAGCCCTTGAGaatcaaaagaagatgCAAGCGGCTTCCAGAAAGGACTCTGAAAGCGATTCCAGCGATGAGGAAGTTGAGAGACCCGCCAAGAAACAAGCTAAGGATGAAAAAGTAGAAGAACCAGAGGAAGAGGTCACATTTGAATCATTTGCTCAATTGAACTTAGTACCTGAGTTGATTCAAGCATGccaaaatttgaatttcaCTAAGCCAACACCTATTCAGGCCAGAGCCATTCCACCGGCTTTGGCTGGTAGTGATGTTATTGGTTTGGCACAAACAGGTTCGGGTAAAACCGCAGCATTTGCTATTCCGATCTTAAACAAGTTATGGGAAGACCAGCAGCCATACTATGCATGTGTACTAGCACCTACAAGAGAACTGGCTCAACAGATCAAGGAAACTTTTGACTCATTAGGTTCTCTGATGGGTGTCAGAACCACATGTATTGTTGGTGGTATGAATATGATGGATCAAGCAAGAGATTTGATGCGTAAACCTCATATAATTATCGCTACACCTGGTAGATTAATGGATCATTTAGAGAACACTAAGGGATTCTCgctgaaaaatttgaaattcttaGTCATGGATGAAGCCGATAGATTGTTAGACATGGAATTTGGTCCAGTATTAGATAGAATTTTGAAGATCATACCTACAAAAGGTAGAACCACTTACCTATTCTCTGCGACAATGACTTCAAAGATTGATAAACTACAAAGGGCAAGTTTAACAAACCCAGTGAAATGTGCAGTCTCAAATAAATACCAAACTGTGGATACTTTGGTGCAAACGCTTATGGTTGTGCCTGGTGGCCTAAAGAACACTTTCTTGATATATCTATTAAACGAATTTATTGGTAAAACagttattatttttacCAGAACAAAAGCCAATGCGGAAAGATTATCTGGGCTATGTAATCTACTAGAATTCAGTGCCACTGCCCTTCATGGTGACttgaatcaaaatcaaagaacTGGTGCCTTGGATTTGTTCAAGGCAGGCAAAAGATCAATATTAGTTGCTACGGATGTTGCTGCAAGAGGTTTAGATATTCCATCTGTCGATATTGTCATCAATTATGATATTCCAGTTGACTCTAAATCCTATATTCATAGAGTAGGTAGAACAGCAAGAGCTGGTAGATCTGGTAAATCCATTTCCTTAGTTTCACAATATGATTTAGAACTGATTCTGAGAATAGAAGAAGTGTTGGGAAAGAAGCTACCGAAGGAGAGTGTTGATAAAAACATTATTTTGACACTGAGGGATTCTGTAGATAAAGCTAATGGTGAAGTTGTTATGGAGATgaatagaagaaataaGGAAAAGCAAGCTAGAGGGAAAGGTAGAAGAGGTAGAATGATGGCCAAAGAAAACATGgatagagaagaaaaataaaaaattcGTTGAAGTATCTAATTATATAAAGTATTTCATTAACTTGCATGGTCGTTATTaagttatttttctttgtatgCAAATGCtgtatatttctttttaaaatattaaCAATATGAGtagaaaattgaaatctAGTCAAGATTTCTGCTAGGAAAATGGATGTAACTCACAAACATGATTCATATTTACTAATTGCAAGTTCAATTGAATTCATGGTAGTTTTCAAGTAAGCTTCACAGAGGCTAGCTAGTTTTTCACCATCACCATCCTTAACGTCTTTCAAAAGCTCTTTCAACTTAGCGACACATTCCTTCAAGTGATTGTAAAGTTTACGAACACTATTGGCCTGTTTTTGATCACCactttgaaaatgaatataaaaatgcTTTAAAAATTCACAACATGTTCCATGTAACATCCTACAACTTTCTAAAAGATCTGGGGGCATTTCTGAGGGTACATCAGTTTCgtttattttatttgttgtgAACGTGGTCATATACGATGAATCCATATTATTGTGTTTTGCTTGTTTGGCATTAATTCGAACAGTTTTAATAACTTGTTGATTGATTGCATCTATAATAGTACCTTCTTTATCATCCTTACCAGATACAACATCAGTAAGATCAAGTTCTCGTTGTAAACCGATGTTAACCTCTTCAATCTGATTACGTACTATTGGATcagttatttttatatgCTCTGTAGTCCTGCCCTCTCCTTCATTACCATTAGATCTCTCTTTCGTTCCAATTTTCAAGTGAACTATTGAGTACTCAGCTTTGTATTCGTCGTTAAGATCATTAAGTTCTAACTCTTGTTCATTACCTTCTTGTTCCAACTCG
The Nakaseomyces glabratus chromosome J, complete sequence genome window above contains:
- the SSF1 gene encoding rRNA-binding ribosome biosynthesis protein (CAGL0J10890g~Ortholog(s) have rRNA binding activity, role in conjugation with cellular fusion, ribosomal large subunit assembly and nucleolus localization); amino-acid sequence: MAKRRQKKRTHVQVVPDEERGIPKSMVIRVGQTSLGNHSLNQLVKDFRQIMQPHTAIRLKERKSNKLKDFVVMCGPLGVSHLFMFTQSEKTGNVSLKIARTPKGPTITFQVMDYSLGRDIKKYLRRPKSLTKEDVMNPPLLVLNGFTTKPKDENDEKEVERANVDKIVVSMFQNIFPPLNPSRIHINSIKRVFMINKDKETGEISMRHYFIDIREVDISRNLKKLYKAKNNLSKAVPNLHKKEDISSLILDHDIGAYTSESEIEEDSIVKVMDTESVKVKRSVKHKEDDTVEEAKDVDGDEDMKDFESSNIPLEEDDENEQEQAPVSTPRKKAVRLTEIGPRLTLKLVKLEEGICSGKVLHHEFVQKTDSEIRALEKRHKEKMRIKEQRRKEQEENIAKKKAHKEAKRQRKLERRAARKAAAEEGSEEGKDISESESDSSSSESENEYKDVPEDIDSDLYSDIE
- the PCL5 gene encoding Pcl5p (CAGL0J10846g~Ortholog(s) have cyclin-dependent protein serine/threonine kinase regulator activity), whose translation is MAFVTPSGELVPVETLSNNVYHTPPYQSLKSDGTSSEANTQLSSSDFVSFITDVVAGVHSKSHKRINNSKTSIANFLKEVTKRAHISRDILLLASIYFDKLIKSHEGAINVPEFAYCGKRLLLVCIILAHKFSNDITFSMRVWTQVSGLPTRSIAIMERWCLKQLNYGLTVTNEAMTSWGSKLAGYEQRHTTSVCTLTSIANATLKRKMELDDDVTIGDINPRKIIRTV
- the ERG7 gene encoding lanosterol synthase ERG7 (CAGL0J10824g~Ortholog(s) have lanosterol synthase activity, role in ergosterol biosynthetic process and cytosol, lipid droplet localization), with the translated sequence MTQFYSDTVGIPRTDPKRWRLRTTELGREAWEYIEQDKVDADPQSTFVQWLLQDEEFPTPSPRKEGDDLSSEQACYYGASFYKLLQDQKSGIFPCQYKGPMFMTIGYVAVNYIAGVKLPEHERIELIRYIVNTAHPVDGGWGLHSVDKSTVFGTVLNYVCLRLLGLPKDHIVCVRARHTLHRLGGATGAPHWGKIWLSILNLYKWEGVNPAPPETWLLPYSLPIHPGRWWVHTRAVYLPVSYLSLIKYSCPLTDLLSEIRQEIYTKSFDKINFSQHRNTVCGVDLYYPHSKILDTANDVIVFYEKYLRPRLVSMASKKVVYNLIKKEIQNTDSLCIAPVNQAFCALVTYLEEGKDSKAFERFQYRFKDGLFHGPQGMTVMGTNGVQTWDCAFMIQYFFVAGLAEKPEFREMIINAYKFLCRSQFDTECVEGSFRDKRVGAWGFSTKTQGYTVSDCTAEAIKAIIMVRNSPVFSSVHDEITDERLCKGIDVLLSLQNIGKFEYGSFATYEKIKAPLSMEKLNPAEVFGNIMVEYPYVECTDSSVLGLTYFHKYYDYRKDEISHRIRIAIDYIKQAQQDDGGWYGCWGICFTYAGMFAMEALHSVGETYDNSLTVRKGCDFLLSKQMPDGGWGESMKSSELHDYVDSPKSLVVQTAWALIALLLAKCPNEDAIERGINLLKSRQQPSGEWKFESAEGVFNHSCAIEYPSYRFLFPIKALGLYNGRNYTNSSQNTQ
- the HTD2 gene encoding hydroxyacyl-thioester dehydratase HTD2 (CAGL0J10868g~Has domain(s) with predicted 3-hydroxyacyl-[acyl-carrier-protein] dehydratase activity, role in fatty acid biosynthetic process and mitochondrion localization): MSWKSLHWLHKDIISFEKNQAFNNLFKNAVRTNIKMTENIQLADNLLYFNPVDSDLDPDGYFSYQSPSSLISTLQRYRLRRWTNGEITNNKPLVPGKEYSCHERIKFIKPIGDSCFVSLQRTIRDSNDVTAITEDRTLQYTNRIGDRFSALEEMAQETKQYEAVAGINISDLDIVKYCQMTNNPHRIHWDRDYCRTQEGIKDILVPGPLITQIMARLLCPNSASLITRIKYKTVSPIYPFTPLRAIKVSPTALWLADESKLYAKMEIKESHRDIMPDQHLEA
- the RRP3 gene encoding RNA-dependent ATPase RRP3 (CAGL0J10912g~Ortholog(s) have cytosol, nucleus localization) codes for the protein MAGKVGKVSKKSDDVSSLAAKIRARALENQKKMQAASRKDSESDSSDEEVERPAKKQAKDEKVEEPEEEVTFESFAQLNLVPELIQACQNLNFTKPTPIQARAIPPALAGSDVIGLAQTGSGKTAAFAIPILNKLWEDQQPYYACVLAPTRELAQQIKETFDSLGSLMGVRTTCIVGGMNMMDQARDLMRKPHIIIATPGRLMDHLENTKGFSLKNLKFLVMDEADRLLDMEFGPVLDRILKIIPTKGRTTYLFSATMTSKIDKLQRASLTNPVKCAVSNKYQTVDTLVQTLMVVPGGLKNTFLIYLLNEFIGKTVIIFTRTKANAERLSGLCNLLEFSATALHGDLNQNQRTGALDLFKAGKRSILVATDVAARGLDIPSVDIVINYDIPVDSKSYIHRVGRTARAGRSGKSISLVSQYDLELILRIEEVLGKKLPKESVDKNIILTLRDSVDKANGEVVMEMNRRNKEKQARGKGRRGRMMAKENMDREEK